In Nostoc sp. KVJ3, one DNA window encodes the following:
- a CDS encoding type IV secretory system conjugative DNA transfer family protein, whose product MACKQIQQRLHNRVSLYVGTPKNITSEVINGVRRTCIPEDSTTLYFPEAQRGILVCGGPGSGKSFSMINPLIRSVIDQGLPLALYDFKYASQESADSPSKGQAPILAGYAIERGYQVTVLAPGFAESAVANPIDFLRSNEDSEMARQLAITLNRNFQLGDKDSGNSFFTNAGDQLVQAVFMLAKGTEYPDIMMCQAILGLPKLVKRIEQAENLNFMVREAFAQFVSVAGSPETAASIVGTASGLFSRFMVPSALAAFCGKTNIPLDLKGRQMVIFGMNKEKRDVIAPLLVSILHLLVSRNVANKRTCPMVLGIDELPTLYLPALVDWLNQNARMD is encoded by the coding sequence TTGGCGTGTAAACAAATTCAGCAACGCTTGCATAACCGAGTATCGCTGTATGTGGGAACTCCCAAGAATATAACGAGCGAGGTTATTAATGGTGTCCGTAGAACTTGCATCCCTGAAGATTCAACAACCCTTTATTTTCCAGAGGCACAGCGAGGCATCCTAGTTTGTGGTGGCCCAGGGAGTGGAAAGTCATTTTCAATGATTAATCCCCTGATTCGCTCTGTAATTGATCAGGGCTTACCTCTGGCTTTATATGATTTCAAATACGCCTCCCAGGAATCAGCTGATTCTCCATCTAAAGGGCAAGCTCCAATACTTGCAGGGTATGCGATAGAACGCGGTTATCAGGTTACTGTGCTTGCCCCAGGCTTTGCAGAATCAGCAGTTGCCAACCCTATAGACTTTCTTCGCAGTAATGAAGACTCAGAAATGGCACGGCAGCTTGCGATTACACTCAATCGCAATTTCCAACTCGGTGATAAAGATTCTGGAAATAGCTTCTTTACCAACGCTGGCGATCAGTTAGTCCAAGCCGTCTTTATGCTGGCAAAGGGCACAGAGTATCCAGATATCATGATGTGCCAAGCGATACTAGGATTGCCAAAGTTAGTTAAGCGCATTGAGCAAGCAGAAAATCTAAACTTCATGGTTAGAGAGGCTTTCGCACAGTTTGTATCTGTTGCAGGGTCGCCAGAAACAGCAGCTAGTATTGTGGGTACAGCTAGCGGATTGTTCAGCCGCTTCATGGTTCCCTCGGCATTAGCAGCATTCTGTGGAAAAACTAATATTCCACTGGATTTGAAGGGACGGCAGATGGTGATTTTCGGGATGAACAAAGAGAAGCGTGATGTAATTGCCCCTTTGCTTGTCTCGATTCTGCATCTATTAGTTAGCCGGAATGTGGCTAACAAACGTACTTGTCCAATGGTTTTGGGGATTGATGAATTACCGACATTATATTTACCAGCACTGGTTGATTGGCTGAATCAGAACGCGAGGATGGACTAA
- a CDS encoding restriction endonuclease yields the protein MILILIIGLLFALGGMIFLAWLFVLFPPSIPKSKYRSQGFKQSPLPPKSTKSSDISSQNFVRQSPASTQKTLLAKNFNKPVRQSSVPTQKTLLAKNFKKQLLPSPARTARVRLPKNLKKHLNNIEYASQVLLELRSITQLAKLPVVIATLRRISPYVFEELVLTCCFEQGWQIQRNFRYTGDGGIDGRVLILGKLYVIQVKRYADYISPEHIKDFLCCIEGEGANGGFFVHTGITGQLSKQLIRRSDKIILVSGQKLVNFVLGKQLKIVGITIPVKTVNSYQ from the coding sequence ATGATACTAATCCTAATCATTGGTTTGTTGTTTGCACTGGGTGGAATGATTTTTCTAGCTTGGCTGTTTGTTTTATTTCCACCTTCAATACCAAAGTCAAAGTATCGCTCCCAAGGTTTTAAGCAATCGCCATTACCACCTAAGAGTACAAAATCGTCTGACATTTCATCTCAAAATTTTGTACGACAAAGCCCAGCATCAACGCAAAAGACTCTCTTAGCTAAAAACTTTAACAAGCCTGTACGACAAAGCTCAGTACCAACGCAAAAGACTCTCTTAGCTAAAAATTTTAAAAAGCAATTACTACCAAGCCCAGCGCGAACAGCAAGGGTTAGATTACCTAAAAATCTTAAGAAACACTTGAACAATATTGAGTACGCTAGTCAAGTATTACTTGAGCTTCGTAGCATAACTCAATTAGCCAAATTGCCAGTAGTAATCGCTACGCTACGCAGGATATCGCCTTATGTTTTTGAAGAATTGGTACTCACTTGTTGCTTTGAACAGGGCTGGCAAATCCAACGCAACTTTCGGTACACCGGTGACGGCGGGATAGATGGTCGCGTGTTGATTTTGGGAAAGCTTTATGTAATCCAGGTTAAGCGTTACGCTGATTACATTAGCCCAGAACACATCAAAGATTTCCTGTGCTGTATTGAAGGAGAAGGAGCTAATGGTGGATTCTTCGTGCATACTGGCATAACTGGACAGTTATCAAAACAATTGATTCGTCGCTCCGACAAAATAATCTTAGTGAGCGGTCAGAAACTAGTAAATTTTGTCTTAGGTAAGCAGTTAAAAATAGTGGGAATAACAATACCAGTTAAAACAGTGAACAGTTATCAGTAA
- a CDS encoding TraM recognition domain-containing protein codes for MAESEREDGLISILGLQNLSMLIESYGENTTNAIFGGCATKAFFNPQDDVAAERFSKFLGEEEIKYKQRSRSSGGKGGASISNSDQNSTRKLFDVNQFNTLPSGKAVIISPGFRSRGQISLPILQSIKIPQHEIQSEADSVKAWYEFQKFLSKESTLLTPADEEMKIRRASAIKLLPLIENQEQLSEYASLI; via the coding sequence TTGGCTGAATCAGAACGCGAGGATGGACTAATTTCTATCTTAGGTTTACAAAATCTCTCAATGCTGATTGAATCTTATGGTGAAAACACAACTAATGCCATCTTTGGTGGTTGTGCTACCAAAGCATTCTTTAATCCCCAAGATGATGTCGCCGCCGAACGATTTAGTAAGTTTTTAGGTGAAGAAGAAATTAAATACAAGCAACGTTCTCGCTCATCAGGAGGCAAGGGTGGTGCAAGTATTTCTAATTCTGACCAAAACAGTACTCGCAAGTTATTTGATGTCAATCAATTTAACACCTTACCATCGGGAAAAGCAGTAATTATTAGTCCCGGATTTCGTTCTCGTGGTCAAATAAGTTTGCCAATATTGCAATCAATTAAGATTCCTCAGCATGAAATCCAATCGGAAGCTGACAGTGTGAAAGCTTGGTACGAGTTTCAAAAGTTCTTATCTAAAGAGTCTACTCTCTTAACTCCAGCAGATGAAGAAATGAAAATTCGCCGAGCCTCAGCGATAAAATTGTTACCTTTGATAGAAAATCAAGAGCAATTATCAGAATATGCAAGTCTGATTTAA
- a CDS encoding DUF3854 domain-containing protein: protein MPCALAEGAKKAASLLSQGHAAIGLPGISSGYRTPKDEFGKKIGKSYLHEELAVFATPGRVFKFCFDYETKPETKLHIERDISVTGRLLQEAGARVKVVSLPGPSKGVDDFIVASGPLAYEKLSHLAPTFRDWQQQNQHSKTAAFPPLRKPIPEQRSIQLEGTGNRERATGNDKLDLLPTHREEEIEKTVACSPLPVPYLLQNKPQVQTHDFNQRQQPNSDTVPNREDRAIDPENRAVTNQQPAIDPENRVLRNEPSREPNRNERESVELLAAINRDAELEKVFEHGDDIAGINQSSTDDGLRGQRTEKLSRQINGQDSTIFNREANYVHSSQPATRQLLNTISDYIEQSAVESALTQTILGLTEQLSQSHQQLVIAKSTFNEFETALTAELQSYAENKAILSISDYVEQSAIESALTQAVLGLTEQLSQSHQQVVNAKSTFNEFETALTAELQSHAEKRAILSIFDYIEQSSIESTLAQTVLGLTEQLSRSHQQLVEYQTAFNDFEEVLTAELQSHAEKRAILSISDYIEQSAIESALTQSVLGLTEQLSQSHQQLLASKTTFNDFETALTQELKPHAEKGAILSISDYVEQSAIESALNQSVLGLTEQLSQSHQQLLASKSTFNDFETALTQELKSHAEKGAILSISDYIEQSAIESALNQAVLGLTKQLSQSHQQLVAAKSTFNDFETALTQELKSHAEKGAILSISDYIEQSAIESALNQAVLGLTEQLSQSHQQLVTAKSTFSDFETALTQELQSHTEKKAILSISDYIEQSAVESALTQTILSLTEQLSRSHQQLVEAQTVFNDFDEAVTAELQSHAQNKAILSISDYVEQSAIESALNQAVLGLTEQLSQSHQQLVAAKSTFNEFETALTAELQSHAQNKAILSISDYVEQSAIESALNQAVLGLTEQLSQSRQQLLASKTTFNDFETALTQELQSHAEKKAILSISDYIEQSSVESALNQAVLGLTEQLSQSHQQLVASKTTFNDFDEAVTAELQSHAEKRAILSTSNSVEQSATESTLAKTLLAELKLHLKQMIQGLDIKRLAEVVMEVGKYVKGEKVTGAKVSELFTSVTTDAKVLTFEEKMNIVRQLIRDDKPSILKRLKINPQQSDDNGEHLQFRR, encoded by the coding sequence GATTTCATAGTCGCAAGTGGGCCACTCGCTTACGAGAAATTGAGTCATCTTGCTCCAACCTTTCGGGACTGGCAACAGCAGAATCAGCATTCAAAGACTGCGGCTTTTCCACCTTTGCGTAAGCCGATACCAGAACAACGTTCTATACAACTTGAGGGAACAGGCAACAGGGAACGGGCAACAGGGAATGACAAATTGGATCTCTTACCAACACACAGGGAAGAGGAAATAGAAAAAACTGTTGCCTGTTCCCCATTGCCTGTTCCCTATCTTTTACAAAATAAACCACAGGTACAAACCCATGACTTTAACCAACGACAACAACCTAACTCAGATACAGTTCCTAACCGAGAAGATAGAGCAATTGACCCAGAAAATCGAGCAGTTACAAACCAACAGCCAGCAATTGACCCAGAAAATCGAGTTCTTAGAAACGAGCCAAGCCGAGAACCTAATCGAAATGAGCGCGAATCAGTCGAACTTCTTGCAGCAATTAACCGAGATGCTGAACTCGAAAAAGTCTTCGAGCATGGAGACGATATTGCAGGAATTAACCAAAGCTCTACAGATGATGGGCTTCGAGGTCAACGAACAGAGAAACTCTCAAGACAAATTAACGGACAAGATTCAACAATTTTTAATAGAGAAGCAAATTATGTCCATTCTTCACAACCAGCCACCAGACAACTCTTAAATACAATCTCTGATTATATTGAGCAATCAGCTGTCGAGTCTGCTTTAACCCAAACAATATTAGGGCTAACAGAACAACTTTCTCAATCTCATCAACAACTTGTCATTGCTAAAAGTACATTCAATGAGTTTGAAACAGCATTGACGGCTGAGTTGCAATCTTATGCAGAAAATAAAGCTATTCTGTCAATCTCTGATTATGTTGAGCAATCAGCTATCGAGTCTGCTTTAACCCAAGCAGTATTAGGATTGACAGAACAACTTTCTCAATCTCATCAACAAGTTGTTAATGCTAAAAGTACATTCAATGAGTTTGAAACAGCATTGACGGCTGAGTTGCAATCCCATGCAGAAAAGAGAGCTATTTTGTCAATTTTTGATTATATTGAGCAATCAAGTATTGAATCTACTTTAGCCCAAACAGTATTAGGATTAACAGAGCAACTTTCTCGATCTCATCAGCAGTTAGTTGAATATCAAACTGCATTTAATGACTTTGAGGAAGTATTGACAGCTGAGTTGCAATCCCATGCAGAAAAGAGGGCTATTTTATCAATCTCTGATTATATTGAGCAATCAGCTATCGAGTCTGCTTTAACCCAATCAGTATTAGGATTGACAGAGCAACTTTCTCAATCTCATCAACAACTTCTTGCATCTAAGACTACATTCAATGACTTTGAAACAGCCTTGACTCAAGAGTTAAAACCTCATGCAGAAAAAGGAGCTATTTTATCAATCTCTGATTATGTTGAGCAATCAGCTATCGAGTCTGCTTTAAACCAATCAGTATTAGGATTGACAGAGCAACTTTCTCAATCTCATCAACAACTTCTTGCATCTAAAAGTACATTCAATGACTTTGAAACAGCCTTGACTCAAGAGTTAAAATCTCATGCAGAAAAAGGAGCTATTTTATCAATCTCTGATTATATTGAGCAATCAGCTATCGAGTCTGCTTTAAACCAAGCAGTATTAGGGTTAACAAAACAACTTTCTCAATCTCATCAACAACTTGTTGCTGCTAAAAGTACATTCAATGACTTTGAAACAGCCTTGACTCAAGAGTTAAAATCTCATGCAGAAAAAGGAGCTATTTTATCAATCTCTGATTATATTGAGCAATCAGCTATCGAGTCTGCTTTAAACCAAGCAGTATTAGGATTGACAGAGCAACTTTCTCAATCTCATCAACAACTTGTTACTGCTAAAAGTACATTCAGTGATTTTGAAACAGCCTTGACTCAAGAGTTACAATCTCATACAGAGAAGAAAGCCATTCTGTCAATCTCTGATTATATTGAGCAATCAGCTGTCGAGTCTGCTTTAACCCAAACAATATTAAGCTTAACAGAGCAACTTTCTCGATCTCATCAGCAGTTAGTTGAAGCTCAAACTGTATTTAATGACTTTGATGAAGCGGTTACGGCTGAGTTGCAATCTCATGCACAAAACAAAGCCATTCTGTCAATCTCTGATTATGTTGAGCAATCAGCTATTGAGTCTGCTTTAAACCAAGCAGTATTAGGATTGACAGAACAACTTTCTCAATCTCATCAACAACTTGTTGCTGCTAAAAGTACATTCAATGAGTTTGAAACAGCATTGACGGCTGAGTTGCAATCTCATGCACAAAACAAAGCCATTCTGTCAATCTCTGATTATGTTGAGCAATCAGCTATCGAGTCTGCTTTAAACCAAGCAGTATTAGGATTGACAGAGCAACTTTCTCAATCTCGTCAACAACTTCTTGCATCTAAGACTACATTCAATGACTTTGAAACAGCCTTGACTCAAGAGTTACAATCTCATGCAGAGAAGAAAGCCATTCTGTCAATCTCTGATTATATTGAGCAATCATCTGTCGAGTCTGCTTTAAACCAAGCAGTATTAGGATTGACAGAACAACTTTCTCAATCTCATCAACAACTTGTTGCATCTAAGACTACATTCAATGACTTTGATGAAGCGGTTACGGCTGAGTTGCAATCTCATGCAGAGAAGAGAGCTATTTTATCCACCTCTAACTCTGTTGAGCAATCAGCTACTGAATCAACCTTAGCTAAAACATTACTAGCAGAATTAAAGTTGCATCTCAAACAGATGATTCAGGGTTTAGATATTAAAAGATTGGCAGAAGTAGTTATGGAAGTAGGAAAATATGTCAAAGGTGAAAAGGTAACAGGAGCAAAGGTCAGCGAGTTATTTACGAGTGTTACAACTGATGCAAAAGTATTGACTTTTGAGGAGAAAATGAACATCGTTAGGCAACTGATTAGAGATGACAAACCATCGATTCTGAAGAGATTGAAAATAAACCCTCAACAATCAGATGATAACGGGGAGCATCTACAGTTTCGACGCTAA